A portion of the Nitratidesulfovibrio termitidis HI1 genome contains these proteins:
- a CDS encoding acyl-CoA dehydratase activase: protein MPVARLVAGVDVGSTAAKAVVLDTASRAVLGMAVTPTGWNPRETGQAVLDAALREAGTRIDRVARVVGTGYGRISLPFLHRTVTEITCHARGAHHLAPDTRTVLDVGGQDSKVVAVDERGNVRDFVMNDKCAAGTGRFLQVMTGVLDMTLDEMGDAALRGTPMPLNSMCAVFAETEVIGLIAQGVSKDDLAASIVASVARRLKALTGRVPLVPGCAFTGGLATNPAFARIFSDTLGLAVTVSDMPQATGALGAALIAAHDVAVGGAGG from the coding sequence ATGCCCGTTGCCCGTCTGGTTGCCGGAGTGGACGTGGGCTCCACCGCCGCCAAGGCCGTGGTGCTCGACACCGCCTCGCGCGCCGTGCTGGGCATGGCCGTCACCCCCACCGGCTGGAACCCCCGTGAAACCGGCCAGGCCGTATTGGACGCCGCCCTGCGCGAGGCCGGAACCCGCATCGACCGGGTGGCCCGCGTGGTGGGCACCGGTTATGGCCGCATTTCCCTGCCCTTCCTGCACCGCACCGTCACCGAAATCACCTGCCATGCGCGCGGCGCGCACCACCTTGCGCCCGATACCCGCACCGTGCTCGACGTGGGCGGGCAGGACAGCAAGGTGGTGGCCGTGGACGAGCGCGGCAACGTGCGCGACTTCGTCATGAACGACAAGTGCGCCGCCGGGACCGGGCGTTTTCTCCAGGTCATGACCGGCGTGCTGGACATGACGCTGGACGAGATGGGCGACGCCGCCCTGCGCGGCACCCCCATGCCCCTCAACAGCATGTGCGCCGTGTTTGCCGAAACCGAAGTCATCGGGCTCATCGCCCAGGGCGTCTCCAAGGACGATCTGGCCGCCTCCATCGTGGCCTCCGTGGCCCGCCGCCTGAAAGCCCTGACCGGGCGCGTGCCCCTGGTGCCCGGCTGTGCCTTTACCGGCGGCCTGGCCACCAACCCCGCCTTTGCCCGCATCTTTTCCGATACCCTCGGCCTTGCCGTCACCGTGTCCGACATGCCCCAGGCCACCGGCGCCCTTGGCGCTGCCCTCATCGCGGCGCATGATGTGGCGGTTGGCGGGGCAGGAGGGTAG
- the kup gene encoding potassium uptake protein encodes MSTHASFSASTVSSGPTVPPTPFIEPGATQPTHAANRLLPLTLAALGVVYGDIGTSPLYAIKECFHGLHALPITHTNILGVLSLVFWALTVVVTLKYVLFIMRADNDGEGGIFALLALLRDGARDGARNGAARQAPGNDDTTAGDAAKPAPSPSISRFRRLLPVVGIFGAALLYGDGVITPAISVLSAVEGLEVATEAAAPFVLPITIGVLVGLFMAQRHGTERIGKVFGPVMVVWFAAIAALGLVAALRNPQVFAAISPVYAVRFFMENHLHGIVVLGSVVLCITGGEALYADMGHFGARPIRLSWMAVVFPALMCNYLGQGAMLLADPGLSFNPFFALVPRPLLYPMVALSTVATVIASQAMISGVYSLTQQGIQLGFVPRMRIIHTSEETRGQIYLPGVNWLLMIACVGLVLAFQESSRLAGAYGIAVTATMGMTSLLYYAVARQRWGWRAWQAVPLVALFLAFDAAFLSANLLKILDGGWFTLLLALGIMTLMLTWRDGRAALSVRFAAASVPFGTFLDGVRRTKPLRVPGTAVFMSVNPTGTPLPLLHHYKHNHTLHQTVVLLTIVAEPSPFVPRPDRLVVHNLGEGFHRMVARYGFMQTPRVPELVQLAAARGLPMRMETTTFFVGRETLLIGSGNRMAGWRKALFAFMSRNAWNATTFFGIPPGRVIEIGAQVEL; translated from the coding sequence ATGTCCACGCACGCATCCTTTTCCGCTTCTACCGTGTCTTCCGGCCCGACCGTCCCCCCCACTCCGTTCATCGAACCCGGCGCCACCCAACCCACCCACGCCGCCAATCGCTTGCTGCCGCTGACACTGGCCGCGCTGGGCGTGGTGTACGGCGACATCGGCACCAGCCCCCTGTACGCCATCAAGGAATGCTTCCACGGCCTGCACGCCCTGCCGATAACGCACACCAACATCCTGGGTGTGCTCTCACTGGTGTTCTGGGCCCTGACCGTGGTGGTCACCCTCAAGTACGTGCTGTTCATCATGCGCGCCGACAACGACGGCGAGGGCGGCATCTTCGCCCTGCTGGCCCTTTTGCGCGACGGCGCTCGCGACGGTGCCCGAAACGGCGCTGCCCGGCAGGCCCCCGGCAACGACGACACCACGGCCGGCGACGCGGCAAAACCCGCCCCCTCCCCGTCCATCTCGCGTTTTCGACGCCTGCTGCCGGTAGTCGGCATTTTCGGGGCCGCACTGCTGTATGGCGACGGGGTGATCACCCCGGCCATCTCGGTGCTGTCCGCCGTGGAAGGGCTGGAGGTGGCCACGGAAGCCGCCGCGCCCTTCGTGCTGCCCATCACCATCGGCGTGCTGGTGGGGCTGTTCATGGCCCAGCGGCACGGCACGGAACGCATCGGCAAGGTGTTCGGCCCGGTGATGGTGGTGTGGTTCGCGGCCATCGCCGCGCTGGGCCTTGTGGCCGCGCTGCGCAACCCGCAGGTGTTCGCCGCCATCAGCCCCGTCTATGCCGTGCGGTTCTTCATGGAAAACCACCTGCACGGCATCGTGGTGCTGGGGTCTGTGGTGCTGTGCATCACCGGTGGCGAGGCGCTGTACGCCGACATGGGGCACTTTGGCGCGCGGCCCATCCGCCTTTCATGGATGGCCGTGGTCTTTCCCGCGCTGATGTGCAACTACCTGGGCCAGGGCGCCATGCTGCTGGCCGATCCGGGGCTGTCCTTCAACCCGTTCTTCGCGCTGGTGCCGCGCCCGCTGCTGTACCCCATGGTGGCGCTGTCCACGGTGGCCACGGTCATCGCCTCGCAGGCCATGATATCCGGCGTGTACTCGCTGACGCAGCAGGGCATCCAGTTGGGCTTCGTGCCGCGCATGCGCATCATCCACACCTCGGAGGAAACGCGCGGGCAGATCTACCTGCCCGGCGTGAACTGGCTGCTGATGATCGCCTGCGTGGGGCTGGTGCTGGCCTTCCAGGAATCCAGCCGACTGGCCGGGGCCTACGGCATCGCCGTCACCGCCACCATGGGCATGACCTCGCTGCTCTACTACGCCGTGGCGCGCCAGCGCTGGGGCTGGCGAGCCTGGCAGGCCGTGCCGCTGGTGGCGCTGTTCCTGGCCTTCGACGCGGCGTTCCTGTCCGCCAACCTGCTCAAGATTCTGGATGGCGGCTGGTTCACCCTGCTGCTGGCCCTCGGCATCATGACCCTGATGCTTACCTGGCGCGATGGCCGGGCCGCCCTTTCCGTCCGCTTTGCCGCAGCCTCGGTGCCCTTCGGCACCTTTCTCGACGGGGTGCGCCGCACCAAGCCCCTGCGCGTGCCGGGCACGGCGGTGTTCATGTCCGTGAACCCCACGGGCACTCCGCTGCCCCTGCTGCACCACTACAAGCACAACCACACCCTGCACCAGACCGTGGTGCTGCTGACCATCGTGGCCGAGCCTTCACCCTTCGTGCCCCGGCCCGACCGGCTGGTGGTGCACAACCTGGGTGAAGGGTTCCACCGCATGGTGGCCCGCTACGGCTTCATGCAGACCCCGCGCGTGCCCGAACTGGTGCAGCTGGCCGCCGCGCGCGGCCTGCCCATGCGCATGGAGACCACCACCTTCTTCGTGGGCCGCGAAACGCTGCTCATCGGCAGCGGAAACCGGATGGCGGGCTGGCGCAAGGCGCTGTTCGCCTTCATGTCGCGCAACGCCTGGAACGCCACCACCTTCTTCGGCATCCCGCCGGGGCGGGTCATCGAAATCGGCGCGCAGGTGGAACTGTAG
- a CDS encoding double-cubane-cluster-containing anaerobic reductase — protein MTWESIERLKTAAERNALAISEAKAAGRKVVGLYCLYSPAEIALAAGAVPVVLCGTRNDPIATAEQVLPRNLCPLIKSSFGFAMEGSCPYLSAADLVVADTTCDGKKKMFELLGEMKPVHLLHLPSTPDEKALPFWRGQLEGLVKRVENDFGVTITEQNLTDAIKLANRERRALKALMDLPQMEPAPVTGMQMLEMLFKLGFFSDRETIIELAEGVVSEVQAAAKAGTLPERKGGPRILLTGVPVGMGSHKVVRLIEECGGQVVCMENCTGYKKADLVDETGDPLTALARRYLSTPCSVMAPNQGRFDLLEQLVADFKPHGVVDLTWQACHTYNVEAYKVRNFLRDKFDLPSLHIETDYSEADAEQLKVRIEAFLEMVG, from the coding sequence ATGACGTGGGAGAGCATCGAGCGGCTGAAGACGGCGGCGGAGCGCAATGCCCTGGCCATCAGCGAGGCCAAGGCGGCGGGTCGCAAGGTGGTGGGGCTGTACTGTCTGTACTCGCCGGCGGAAATCGCGTTGGCGGCGGGCGCGGTGCCGGTGGTGCTGTGCGGCACCCGCAACGACCCCATTGCCACGGCCGAGCAGGTGCTGCCGCGCAACCTGTGCCCGCTCATCAAGAGCAGCTTCGGGTTTGCCATGGAAGGTTCGTGCCCGTACCTGTCGGCGGCGGACCTGGTGGTGGCGGATACCACCTGTGACGGCAAGAAGAAGATGTTCGAACTGCTGGGTGAGATGAAGCCCGTGCACCTGCTGCACCTGCCCTCCACCCCGGACGAGAAGGCGCTGCCATTCTGGCGCGGACAACTGGAAGGGTTGGTGAAGCGGGTAGAGAACGACTTCGGGGTGACCATCACCGAGCAGAACCTGACCGACGCCATCAAGCTGGCCAACCGCGAACGCCGCGCGCTGAAGGCGCTGATGGACCTGCCGCAGATGGAACCGGCCCCGGTGACCGGCATGCAGATGCTGGAAATGCTCTTCAAACTGGGCTTCTTCTCCGACCGCGAAACCATCATCGAACTGGCCGAAGGCGTGGTCAGCGAAGTGCAGGCCGCGGCCAAGGCCGGAACCCTGCCCGAACGCAAGGGCGGCCCGCGCATCCTGCTGACCGGCGTGCCGGTGGGCATGGGTTCGCACAAGGTGGTGCGGCTTATCGAGGAATGCGGCGGTCAGGTGGTGTGCATGGAAAACTGCACCGGCTACAAGAAGGCCGATCTGGTGGACGAGACGGGCGACCCGCTCACCGCGCTGGCCCGGCGCTACCTGTCCACGCCGTGTTCGGTCATGGCGCCCAACCAGGGCCGCTTCGACCTGCTGGAGCAACTGGTGGCCGACTTCAAGCCGCACGGCGTGGTGGACCTGACCTGGCAGGCCTGCCACACCTACAACGTGGAGGCGTACAAGGTGCGCAACTTCCTGCGTGACAAGTTCGACCTGCCCAGCCTGCACATCGAGACGGACTACTCCGAGGCCGACGCCGAACAGCTCAAGGTGCGCATCGAGGCGTTTCTGGAGATGGTGGGGTAG